The Ramlibacter algicola genome segment GCGTCCGGCTTCCAGTACGGCGCGCCCAGCCCCGTGAAGGCGGGCACCAGCATCACGCCGCCGGCATCGGGCACGCTGGCCGCGAGCGACTCGATCTGCGCGCTGCTCTCGATGGCGTTCAGCCCGTCACGCAGCCATTGCACGACCGCCCCGCCCACGAACACACTGCCCTCGAGCGCGAACTGCGGCTGCGTGCTGGTCTGCGCGGCGCTGGTGGTCACCAGGCCGTTGGCCGACTTCTGGAACTTGCCGCCGGTGTGCATCAGCAGGAAACAGCCGGTGCCGTAGGTGTTCTTGGCCATGCCTTCGCGGAAGCACGCCTGGCCGAACAGCGCGCTCTGCTGGTCGCCGGCGACGCCGCCGATGCGCACCGGCGCGCCCAGCAGCGACTCCACCGTGCGGCCGTAGTCGGCGCTGGAGGGCAGCACCTTGGGCATCATCGACGCGGGCACCTGCAGCAGGTCCAGCAGCCCGTCGTCCCACTCGTTGCGGTGCACGTCGAACAGCATCGTGCGCGACGCGTTGGTGACGTCCGTGACGTGCGACTGGCCGCCCGTCAGCTGCCACAGCAGCCAGCTGTCGATGGTGCCGAACGCGAGTTCGCCGCGCTGCGCCTGGTCGCGCGCGCCGGGCACGTTGTCGAGCAGCCAGCGGACCTTGGTGCCGGAGAAATAGGAATCCACGAGCAGCCCCGTGCGGTCCTGCACCAGCCCCGCGTGGCCCTGCTCGCGCAACTGCGCGCACAGCGGCTCGCCGCGGCGGTCCTGCCAGACGATCGCGCGGTGGATGGGCTGGCCCGTCTTGCGGTTCCACACGACGGCCGTCTCGCGCTGGTTGGTGATGCCCAGCGCCGCGATGTCCTTCGCCTGGATGCCCGCCTTCGCGATCGCCTCGCGCGCCGTGGCCAGCTGGTCGTCCCAGATGCGCAGCGCGTCGTGCTCCACCCAGCCGGGCTGCGGGTAGTGCTGCGGCAGTTCGCGCTGCGCCATCGCGACGATGCCGCCGCCGGCGTCGAAGACGATGGACCGCGAAGAGGACGTGCCTTGGTCGAGCGCAAGCAGGTAAGTCATGCGCCGATGCTAGCCGCCGTGCGCCACCGCGACATCGGTGGCTGCCCGAGCCTTCAAGAACTCCCGAACGCAGAGTCCGGAAGTCCGCCTCCCTACCCCGGCCGCTTGCGCAAGGCGCCCGGCTTGTGGGCCGCCTGTCCACCCTGCCCGGTTTCGACGAGGTATTCGGGGTTGTCCATCGAGGCGGCCACCTGGTGGCCCTTGATGGTGGTGCGGCTGGTCAGCTTCTTCTTGACCTTGCCCTTGGCGATGCCGCCGTGGGAATTCCATTCGACGGCGTCGCCGGGCCGGAACTTGTCGCTCATGCAGCTTGCTCCCTTGTGCTGGTGGCACGCATGATGGGTTGCGGCGCGCCAGGCAGGTGTGAGCCGCACGTTCGGAAACGCAACCAGTCCTAGCGCAGCGCGAGCCGCGCGGTGTGCTTCACCTCTTCCATCACCGCATAGGTCTTGGTCTCGCGGATGCCGGGCAGTTGCCACAACACCGTGCCGGCGAACTCGCGGTAGGCCTGCATGTCGCGCATGCGCGTCTTGAGCAGGTAGTCGAAGCCGCCGGCGACCATGTGGCATTCCAGGATCTCGTCATGCACCTGCACGGCGGCCTTGAAGGCCTCGAACACGTTCGGCGTCGTGCGGTCCAGCAGCACCTCGACGAACACCAGCATCCCGGCGCCCAGCTTCAGCGGGTTCAGGCGCGCCTCGTAGCCCAGGATGTAGCCCTCGCGCGTGAGGCGCTGCACGCGCGCCAGCACGGCGGTCGGTGACAGGCCGACCGCGTCGGCCAGCTTCAAGTTGGCGATGCGGCCGTCGGCCTGCAGCAGCTGCAGGATCTTCCGGTCGACCCGGTCGAGCGCCTCGGCCGCCTCAGCCATGGCTGGAGATTGTTCTGCCCATGAGCCAGACTTTAGCGAAAGATTCGGCAGATTCCCGCAGACGATGCAGATCGTTCCAACCCTCGCCCACCATGCCGCAGCGCCTGCCCACCCCCTACCGTGACGAGAACGCCATCGTCGCCCGCCGCCTGGCCGCCCTGGCCCAAGCCCTGGATTGGGACGCCGCGAGCCGGCAAGCGGCGCCGTGGGTCCGGGCGGTGCGCCGCGACCCGCCGCCGTTCTGGGCCATGGAGTCGCTGCTGCGCGAGTACCCGATCTCGAGCGCCGAGGGCCTGGCGCTGATGCGCCTCGCCGAAGCGCTGCTGCGGGTGCCGGATGCGGACACCGCCATCGCGCTCACCGCCGACCAGCTCGGGCGCGCGAACTTCAGCGGCGCAGAAGGCGACAGCGCCATGGCGCGCCTGTCGAGCGCCGCCCTCGCGTTGTCCAGGAAGATGCTGCCCGATGGGCGCAGCGACGATGGCCTGTTCGCGCGCCTCGGGGCGCGCACGGTGGTCGCCGCGACCATCCGCGCGGTGCAGTTGCTGGGCCGGCAGTTCGTGCTCGGCGAGGACATCGCCGCCGCACTGGCCGAAGCGGCGAACGCGCGGCGCGAGCAGGCCAACGTCCGCTTCTCGTTCGACATGCTCGGCGAAGGCGCGCGCACCGAGGCCGACGCGCAGCGCTATCTGGCCAACTACACGCACGCGATCGAGGCCATCGCGCAACGCGCGTCGCCGGACGTGCCGGTGGAACGCAACGACGGCATCTCGATCAAGCTGAGCGCGCTGCACCCGCGCTACGAGGACGCGCAGCGCGAGCGTGTGCTGGAGGAACTCGTGCCGCGTGTCGCATCGCTGTGCCTGCAGGCCGCGCGCGCCAACGTGCACCTGACGATCGACGCCGAGGAAGTGGACCGGCTGGAGCTGTCGCTTGACGTGTTCGAGGCGCTGGCGCAGCACGTCGCGCGCGAACAGCCGCAGTGGCGCGGCTTCGGCCTCGCGTTGCAGGCGTACCAGACGCGGGCCGTCGACCTGATCGAGGAAGTCGCAGCGATTGCGCGCCGCCACGGCCTGCGCCTGATGTGCCGCCTGGTCAAGGGCGCGTACTGGGACGCGGAAATCAAGCGCGCGCAGGAGATGGGCCTGCCGCACTACCCGGTGTTCACGCACAAGCACCACACCGACGTGTCGTACCTCGCCTGCGCGCGGTCGTTGCTGGATGCGCACGACGTGATCTATCCGCAGTTCGCGACGCACAACGCGGGCACCATCGCCGCGATCGTCCAGATGGCCCGCGAGCGCAAGGCGGCCTTCGAACTGCAGCGCCTGCACGGCATGGGCCAGGGCATCTACCGCGAGGTGCTGAGGGACGCGCAGCTCGCCTGCCGCGTCTACGCTCCCGTCGGCCGCCACCGCGACCTGCTGGCTTACCTGGTGCGACGCCTGCTGGAGAACGGCGCCAATTCCTCCTTCGTGCACCAGCTCGCCGACGAATCGGTGGGCCTGGACGACCTGCTGCGCTCGCCGCTGTACGCATCGCCCGCGCCGGCGCTGCCGCTGCCGGCCGCGCTGTACGGCCCGGGGCGCCGCAACAGCGACGGCGTCGACCTGACCGTCGACGCGATGCGCCAGCCGCTGCTCGACGCGCTCGCACGCACGACGGTGCCTTCGATGCCGATGACCGATCCTGCCGAGGTCGCCGCCGCGGTGGCGCGCGCCCACGCGGCTTTCGCGAGCTGGTCGCAATGGCCGGTCGAGCGCCGTGCCGCGATCCTGAGCACCGCCGCCGACAGCATGCAGGCGCGGCTGCCGCATCTGTGCGCGCTGCTGGTGAAGGAGGCGTTCAAGACCTGGGGCGATGCGGTGGCCGAAGTGCGGGAGGCAATCGACTTCCTGCGCTACTACGCGCTGCACGCGGTGCAGCTGATGGAGCCGGTGCTGCTGCCCGGCCCCACCGGCGAGAGCAACGAGCTGCGCCTGGAAGGCCGCGGCCCGTGGGTGTGCATCAGCCCCTGGAACTTCCCGCTCGCGATCTTCACCGGCCAGGTGGCCGCCGCGCTCGCCACGGGCAACACCGTGCTCGCCAAGCCCGCCGAGCAGACGCCGGCGATCGCACGGGAAGCGGTCGCGATCCTGCATGCGGCCGGCGTGCCGCATGACGCACTGCAGCTGCTGCACGGCACCGGCGAAACGGTCGGCGCAGCACTGGTGCAGGCGCCCGGCATCGCGGGCGTGGTGTTCACCGGGTCGACGGAGGTCGCGCGGCTGATCGCCCGCACGCTCGTCACGAAAGACGGCCCCATCGCGCCGCTGATCGCCGAGACCGGTGGCATCAACGCGATGGTGGTCGACTCGACCGCGCTGCCCGAGCAGGTCGCGGACGCGGTGGTGCAGAGCGCGTTCCGCTCCGCCGGCCAGCGCTGCTCGGCGCTGCGCCTGCTGTGCGTCCACGAAGGCATCGCCGATGCGGTGGTCGAGATGGTGGCCGGCGCCGCACGCGAACTGGTGTGCGGCGACCCGGGCCGGCTGGCGACCGACGTCGGGCCGGTGATCGATGCGGACGCCTTTGCGAACCTCGGCCGCCATCTCGAGCGGCTGCGCCGCACGGCACGGCCGTTGTTCGCCGCGGACGTGCCGGCGGGCGCACCGCCGCACATCGTGCCGCCGCAGTTGATCGAGGTGCAGGCGATCGCCGACGTCGACCAGGAGGTGTTCGGCCCCGTGCTGCACGTCGTGCGCTGGTCGGGCGACCCGCTGGCGGTGATCGACCAGGTGAACGCGCTCGGCTACGGCCTCACGCTGGGCATCCAGACCCGCATCGACAGCCGCGCGCAGGCGATGGCGCAGCGCGCGCGCGTCGGCAACGTCTACGTCAACCGCAACATGATCGGCGCCGTCGTCGGCGTGCAGCCGTTCGGCGGCGAAGGCCTGTCGGGCACCGGCCCGAAGGCCGGCGGCCCGCACTACCTGCTGCGCTTCTGCGCCGAACGCACGCTCACCATCAACACCGCCGCTGCCGGTGGCAACGTGGCTTTGCTGGCGGGGTGAAAGGCGGGAGCGGACAGCCGAACGCAGAGATCACGGAGCAAGCGCAGAGACCGCAGAAGGATTTCATCCCAAGGAATTGTCTTCCGCGTCCTCTGCGCTTGCTCTGCGGCCGCTGCGTTCGGAAATCCGCCTTCAATGCCGGTGCGCCGGCCCCAGGCGCATCAGCGCGAAGCCCCAGATCGCCGCGACGCCGACGGCGATGTAGATCGCGCGGGCGATCGTGGTGCCGGATCCGAAGATCGCGGCGACCAGGTCGAAGCCGAACAGGCCCACCAGGCCCCAGTTCAGGCCACCCACGATCAGCAGGATGATCGCCAGCCAGTCCAGCAGGTTCTTGCTGCCGACGCCCACGTGGTGGTGGCGCGCGGGCTCGCGGTTGTCGTAGGCCGCGGTTTCGCGGTACGCGGTCGTCGTGGTCGTCGTCGTGTCGCGGTACGGATCACGCGTCGTGGTGGTCTCGCGGTACGGGTCGTCGGTGGTCGCCGGCCGCACCGGGTCGCGGTACACGTCGCGGCGGTCGTCGTGGTCAGCCATTCGGGCTCTCCTGCTTGGGGTTGCGGACCCCCCATGCCCGGCAATGGGCGTGCCTACGACGACTTGCGGCGGTGGCGTGCCGACAATTCCTCGACCAGCCCGCGGACGCGCCCGACGTTGAGCGGCTTGGTCAGGTGGGCGTCGAAGCCGGCCTGCAGCGATTGCTGCACGTCCGCGTCGCGGCCCCAGCCGGTGGCGGCGATCAGCACCATGTCGCGGCCCCACGGCGTGGTGCGCAGGCGCCGCGCCACCTCGTGGCCGCTGAGGTCGGGCATGCCGATGTCCAGCAACGCGATCGACGGCCGCTCCTGCTCGGCCACGCGCAGCGCTTCCTCGCCGCTGCGCGCGAGCACCGCGCGGAACCCCGACAGCTCCAGCAGCTTTGCGAGGCCCCAGGCCGCATCGCCACTGTCGTCGGCCACGAGGATCAACTCGCCCTCCGCCGGCTCGGCGGGCAGCGGCTGCGCCACGGGCGGCACCGAGACGACCGGCAACTCCTCGTCCTGCACGACGCGCAGCAAAGGCAGGCCCACGCGCAGCTGGCTGCCCTGGCCCGGCCCCGCCGAGCTGGCCATGATCCAGCCGCCATGCAGTTCCACGATGTTGCGCGCCAGCGCGAGCCCGATGCCCAGGCCGCCGTTGGAGCGCTGCCCGGCCGGCTGCGCGCCCTGCGAGAACACGTCGAACATGCGCTCGATCTCGGCCGGGTCCATGCCGATGCCGTTGTCCTCCACAGACACCACGACCTCGTCGTGGAACACCTCGGCGGCGATCGCGATGCGGCCGCCCTCGGGCGTGTACTTGGCGGCGTTGCTCACGAGGTTGGAGACGACCTGCGCGAGCCGCACCGGGTCGCCGTCGACCTCGACGGTCTGGCGGGGCAGGCGCACCACGAGGTCGTGCCCCGCCGCCGCCACGAGCGGCCGCGTGGTGTCGAGCGCCGACTGCACCACGTCGCCGATGGACACCGGCTTGCGCGTGAGCGTCAGGCGACCGAGCGTCAGCCGCGAGACGTCGAGCAGCTCGTCCAGCAGCACCTTCATCGCGCGCGCCTGGCGCTGCACGACCTGCGCCGCCTTCTCCAGCGCCGCCGGCGGCAGCTTGGGCATCAGCAGCAGTTCGGACGCGCTCGCGATCGACGCGAGCGGGTTGCGCAATTCGTGCGACAGGACGGCCAGGAAGCGGTCCTTCGCGGCCTCGGCCGCTTCCAGCTGCTGGCGCGCGCGCTGCGAATCCGCGAGCGCGTCGACCAGCTCGGCCTGGCTGCGCTGCAGCGCCTCGCTGGACTGGCGCTCGGTGGTGAGGTCACGAAGCACGAGCACGTAGCCCAGCGTGCGCGACTGCGCGTCGCGCAGCGGCAGCCACAGGCAGCTGGCATACAGCTGCGAACCGTCTTCGCGCCGCAGCAGGCGTTCGTCCATCGCCTGCCCGTTCGCCTGCGCCATCTGCGCCATCTGCGCGGGCAGGCCGGCGGCGCGGTCGTCGTCGGTGAACAGCAGGTCCACGGACTCGCCGGCCACCGCGGATTCGGGATGGCCGAGCAGCAGCTCGGCGCCGCGGTTCCAGCTCGTGATGTGCTTCTGGGCGTCGAGCGCCACGATGCCGTAGTCGCGCACGTCGTCGACCATGGACCGCAGGCGCTCCGGCCGCGCGGGCGGTGTCACATGCGAGGCCTCGAACACGATGAGGCAGGCGCCGGGACCGACTTCGGGCGCCGGCTGCACGCGCGCACGCACCAGTTCGCTGCCGATCGTGACCGGCTCGGTGGTGGCGTGTTGCCCGTTGGCGCCGGCGCGTGCAAGGGCTTCGCGCAAGGGCTCGCGCAGCGCGGGATGGGCCAGCACGAGCACGTCCTGGCTCGGCTCGCCGCCGCCGGGCTGCAGGAAGCGGCCCGCCTGCGGCGACAGGTGCACGACGTGGTGCTGGCCATCGAGCAACAGCGATGGCGGCGCCAGCCGCTCCAGCACGGCCAGGTGCCAGGCACCCCAGCTGCCAGCCGCGGGTGGCTGCGAGATGGTGGAAGAAATGGGGTCGACGCCGCCGGGGCGCGCGGATTGCATGCAGAAGGTCCCGGGAAGTGCGTGGGATTATGCGCAAGCCGGCCACCGGCCGGGGACCGAGGACAGCGCGCTGTCCGACACCAGCCGCGAGAGCGGGCCGACGCGACAACGGCCGGGCCGCGCGGACACTGGCGTCGACCACAGGAGGCACCCACCATGGCCTACAGCAGCATCCTCGGCGGGGACCGCGCGCCCGCCCAGCCCAGCGGCCGCAGCAGCGACCTGCTGGGTCCCAGCGACAACTCCGACAGCGGCAGCGACGCGCTGGGCACGACCGAACTCCACGCCGACAGCGACGGTGTCGGCACCGGCGAACGCGGCGCGGTCTACGGGCCCGACGCTGTCGAAGGCGCCGACATCGCACCCGATCGCGTCGTGCGCATGGACGCCGACGGCGAGGAACTCGGCGAAGCCGTCGACGACGGCCCCGGCTCCGGCAAAGGCTTCCCCGAGGCCGATCCGGACGGCCAGGAGATGACCGACCTCGACGCCGACAGCGACGCCGACGCCGACGAGAGCGACGGCGCCAACCGCTGATGCCCGCGCGGCGGGCCGCGACGGCCGGCACGCTCGCGCGCGTGCAACAGGTCCTGCGGGACACCTTCCACATCCGCCAGCTGCGCCCCGGCCAGCGCACGGTGATCGAGCGCGTGCTCGCCGGCCACAACACGCTGGCGATCATGCCCACGGGTGCGGGCAAATCGCTCTGCTACCAGTTGCCCGCGCTGCTGCTTCCCGGCCGCACGCTGGTCGTATCGCCGCTGATCGCGCTGATGAAGGACCAGGTGGAGTCGCTGCGCGAGCTGGGCATCGCCGCCGTGCAGTTGAACAGCGCGATCGACAGCGACGAGGCGCGCGCGGCGCACGCGGCCGCCATGGACGGCTCGGCGCGCATCGTGCTCACCACGCCGGAGAAGCTGGCCGAGCCCGGCTTCGTGCAGGACCTGGCCGCGCATCCGACCAGCCTGCTGGTCGTCGACGAAGCGCATTGCATCTCCCAGTGGGGCCATGACTTCCGCCCCGCGTTCCTCGATGTCGGCCCGGCGCTGCCCGCGCTGGGCAAGCCCACGGTGCTGGCCCTCACGGCGACGGCGACGGACGACGTGGCGCGCGACGTCGCGCAGCAACTGCGGATCGGGCGCGAGGACATCGTGCACACCGGTTCGTACCGGCCGAACCTCGCGCTGAAGGTGGAACAGGTCGCGCGCGAGGACGACAAGCTCGAACGCGCCGTCGCGTTCGTGCAGCAGGCACAGGGCTCGGGCCTCGTCTACACGGCGACGGTGAAAGCCGCGGTCGCCGTGCACGAGGCATTGCAGGCCAAGGGCGAATCGGTGGGGCTGTACCACGGCAAGTTGCCGGCGGCCGCGCGCAAGGCGGCGCAGGACAGCTTCATGGACGGCCAGTGCCGCGTGATGGTCGCGACCAACGCGTTCGGCCTGGGCATCGACAAGCCCGACATCCGCTTCGTGCTGCACTACCAGCTGCCCGCGGGCCTGGAGTCGTACTACCAGGAAGCGGGGCGCGCGGGCCGCGACGGCAAGGCCTCGCTGTGCACCCTGCTGTACCTGCGCGCGGACAAGGCCGTGCAGCAGTTCTTCCTGGTCGGCCGCTACCCGACCGACGACGACGCGGTGGCGCTGTACGACGCGCTGCAGGCGCCGCCCGCGGAAGGCGGGTGGACCGTCGGCGCGTTGCAGGCGCGGCTAAACCGGCCGCGCAGCAAGGTGCAGGTGGCGCTCGGCCTGCTGCGGCGGCAGAAGATCGTCGGCGTCGACGCCGACGGCACGGTGCGCCTGCTGCAAGGCGGGCTGGCCGAGGACGCACTGCGCAAGCTGATGGCCACCTACCGCGACAAGCGCGACGCCGACCGCGAGACGCTGGAGCGCATGGTGTTCTACGCGCAGACCGGCCAGTGCCGCTGGCGCGTGCTGCTCGACCACCTGGAAGGCGCCGCGCCGTTCGAGCGCTGCCGGCACTGCGACAACTGCATCCGCATCGCGCGCCAGGAGGAGGCGCTCGCGCGCAAGGCCGCCGCGATCGAGCAGGAAGAAGCGCACGAGCCCGACGACGAAGCGAGGCCGGCGTTCGCGCGCGGCGACGTCGTGCAGGTCAAGCGCTACGGGCGCGGCGAGGTGCGCGAGGCCACTGCGGCCGAGGTGACCGTGGCGTTCGCCGACGGCAGCCTGCGCACCTTCCAGCCCGAGTTCGTGCGCAAGGCCCGTACGGCGCGGGTTGCGGCCGCCTGAGCTGCCGTTCTGGACGAAACCACATCTTGACGCTGGCGCGGCGGCGGCGCCTCATCGGCCTCCCGCCGCGCTGTGCAACGCCCGTGGAACGCCCCGGCCGCCACAGTGCGGGTTCACCAACCGATGCGAAAGGAAGCACGATGAACCCGAACAAGGCTCTCTGGGAAAAAGGCGATTTCACCAAGCTCGCCGCCACCATGCGCGAGAGCGGCGACCGGCTGGTCGAGGCGATCGGCGTCACGCGCGGCATGAAGGTGCTGGACCTCGGCTGCGGCGACGGCACGACCGCGCTGCCGGAAGCGCGCCGTGGCGCGGACGTGCTGGGCGTGGACATCGCCCGCAACCTCGTGGAAGCCGGCAACCGCCGCGCCACCGAGGCCGGCCTGCAGAACGTGCGCTTCGTCGAAGGCGACGCCTGCGACCTGTCGCCGATCGAGAACGGCAGCTTCGACCTGGTCGTGAGCATCTTCGGCGCGATGTTCGCGCCCAAGCCGGACGACGTCGCCCGCGAGATGGTGCGCGTGACGAAGAAGGGCGGCCGCATCGTGATGGGCAACTGGATCCCCGGCGACCCGACGCTGGTGGCGCAGATCCTCAAGACCAGCAGCGCCTACGCACCCCCGCCGCCGGCCGGCTTCATCAGCCCGATGCTGTGGGGCGTGGAAGCCAACGTCGTGGAACGCTTCGGCAAGGCCGGCATCGCCGCCGACCGGATCCGCTGCGAGCGCGACACCTTCACCTTCCGCATGCAGGCCGGCGCGGACAAGTTCCTCGAGCTGTTCCGCGACTGGTACGGCCCGACGATGAACGCCTACGAAGCCGCGCGGCAGCAAGGCAAGGAAGCCCAGCTGCACCAGGAACTGCTCGCGCTGTTCCAGGCGCAGAACCGCGGTGACGCGACGCGCACCGAGATCCCGGCGACGTTCCTGCGCGTGACGGTGCAGGTCTAGCGCGCCAGCGTCGACGCCCCGAACAGGCTCTGGATGAACTCCACCGCCAGTTCGGCGGTGCGGTTGCGCACGTCGAGCGCGGGGTTGATCTCGACGACGTCCAGCGACGCCAGCCGGCCGGTGTCCGCGATCATCTCCATGCACAGCTGCATCTCGCGGTAGGTCGGCCCGCCGCGCACGCCGGTGCCGACGCCGGGCGCTTCCATCGGGTCCAGGCAGTCGAGGTCGAAGCTCACGTGCAGGTGGGTGTTCTCGTCCACGTCCTGCAGCACCTCGGTCATCGTGTGGCGCATGCCGTGCTCGTCGATGTGGCGCATGTCGTAGACCGACAGGCCCAGGTCGCGGATCGCCTGCTTCTCGTCGGCGTCGACGCTGCGGATGCCGATGAAGTCGACCTGCTCCGGCGTGATCGCCGCCGGCTCGCCGCTCCAGCCCACCAGCGGCTTGGGCCCGTGGCCCAGCAGGCACGACACGGGCATGCCGTGCAGGTTGCCGGTCGGGCTGCTCGTCGCGGTGTTGACGTCGCTGTGCGCGTCCAGCCAGATCACGCGCAGCTGCTTGCCGGCGGCGCGGCAATGGCGCGCCACCGCGCTGATCGAGCCGATGGCCAGGCAATGGTCGCCTCCCATCAGCAACGGGAACTGGCCCTGCGCGAGCGCCTGTTCCACCGCGCCGTACACCGCCCAGTTCCAGGCGACGACTTCGTCGAGGTGGCGCACGCCGTCGGCGGGTGCCTGCCACGGGTTCGGGGGACCGGCGAGGTTGCCGCGATCGACGACGTCGAAGCGTTGGGCATGCAGGGCCTGCGCGAGGCCGGCGACGCGCAAGGCGTCGGGGCCCATGCCGGCGCCCCGCACGCTGGCGCCCACGTCGGTGGGAGCGCCGATCAGGCTGACGGTTTGGCTCATCGCGCCGTATTGTGAGGGAACCAGGTGCGGCAACGCGCCTCCTCGTCATCCCCGCGAAGGCGGGGACTGCCCGGCCGTGCGGCACGCCGTTTGCCCCTGGATGCGAATCACACCAAGGAGCGAACCACACCATGCTGGCGATGAACTACAGGGGTCCGTACCGCGTGCGGGCCAGCCACAAGGCCGAACCCGAGATCGAG includes the following:
- the rocF gene encoding arginase, whose translation is MSQTVSLIGAPTDVGASVRGAGMGPDALRVAGLAQALHAQRFDVVDRGNLAGPPNPWQAPADGVRHLDEVVAWNWAVYGAVEQALAQGQFPLLMGGDHCLAIGSISAVARHCRAAGKQLRVIWLDAHSDVNTATSSPTGNLHGMPVSCLLGHGPKPLVGWSGEPAAITPEQVDFIGIRSVDADEKQAIRDLGLSVYDMRHIDEHGMRHTMTEVLQDVDENTHLHVSFDLDCLDPMEAPGVGTGVRGGPTYREMQLCMEMIADTGRLASLDVVEINPALDVRNRTAELAVEFIQSLFGASTLAR